AGCTGTGTCACGATTTGCACATTTATCCAATTCGTCTAACCATTCTTGTTTAAATTCAAAATTATCAGGATCTGCGCAGTACGTATCGATTACTTTACGATATACCGTTGCTACAGTTGCAATGTAATGGATAGATTTCATACGTCCTTCAACTTTTAAGCTGTCAATTCCGATCTCAATCATTTTTGGAATCGAAAGAATTAAATTTAAATCTTTCGGACTCATCGCGAAAGGAGCATCTCCTTCTTGGAACAACGATAATTCTTGTGCATCTTTATGTTGGGAGACTGTTTGAATTAAGTCGTAATCCCAGCGACAAGATTGGCAACAACCACCGCGGTTAGAGTCGCGTGCTGTCATATGGTTACTTAATGTACATCTTCCAGAATACGCAATACACATTGCCCCATGGACAAATGCCTCAATTTCAATATCAACGTGTTCTTTTATTTCTTTCATTTCTTCATATCCAACTTCACGCGCTAATACAAGGCGATGTAATCCTTCCTCTTTCCAATATTGCGCTGCTTTCCAGTTAGATAGTGATTGTTGCGTACTTAAATGTACTTCAACAGAAGGTGCGACCCGCTTACATGTTTCAATAATAAGAGGGTCTGCAACGATAATACCTGTTACACCAGCTTTTTCAATGCCTCTTAAATATTCTTCTAGCCCTTCCATGTTCTCATTATGTGCAAAAATATTTGTTGTTACATATATCTTTGCACCATATTTCTTAGCAAATTCAACGCCTTCTGCCATCTCTTCTAATGTGAAGTTTCCAGCATTGGAACGAAGACCAAATTCTT
The window above is part of the Bacillus cytotoxicus NVH 391-98 genome. Proteins encoded here:
- a CDS encoding peptidase U32 family protein → MTMQEISRVIDGKRVIVKKPELLIPAGNLEKLKIAIHYGADAVYLGGQEFGLRSNAGNFTLEEMAEGVEFAKKYGAKIYVTTNIFAHNENMEGLEEYLRGIEKAGVTGIIVADPLIIETCKRVAPSVEVHLSTQQSLSNWKAAQYWKEEGLHRLVLAREVGYEEMKEIKEHVDIEIEAFVHGAMCIAYSGRCTLSNHMTARDSNRGGCCQSCRWDYDLIQTVSQHKDAQELSLFQEGDAPFAMSPKDLNLILSIPKMIEIGIDSLKVEGRMKSIHYIATVATVYRKVIDTYCADPDNFEFKQEWLDELDKCANRDTAPAFFEGVPGYQEQMYGNHSKKTTYDFAGLVLDYNEETGIATIEQRNYFKPGHEVEFFGPEIENFTQTVEKIWDEDGNELDAARHPLQIVKIKVDRPVYVNNMMRKSIYQ